In Myxocyprinus asiaticus isolate MX2 ecotype Aquarium Trade chromosome 16, UBuf_Myxa_2, whole genome shotgun sequence, a single window of DNA contains:
- the LOC127454432 gene encoding NADH dehydrogenase [ubiquinone] 1 alpha subcomplex subunit 3-like — translation MAAFGRFLKNAWNKEPVVTAACGLGLLACIVPVLSPLTKYTGMLNAAIPYNYPVPVRDVGNMPDIPAHPSDPQGKNLEWLKNL, via the exons ATGGCGGCCT TTGGAAGGTTTTTGAAGAACGCATGGAATAAAGAGCCTGTAGTCACAGCTGCCTGTGGTCTCGGCCTGCTGG CTTGCATTGTGCCGGTTTTGAGCCCTTTAACGAAGTACACAGGAATGCTGAATGCAGCAATTCCATACAATTATCCAG TCCCAGTGCGAGATGTTGGAAACATGCCGGACATTCCAGCGCACCCAAGTGACCCACAGGGGAAAAACCTGGAATGGCTGAAAAACCTGTGA